The following proteins are encoded in a genomic region of Jaculus jaculus isolate mJacJac1 chromosome 21, mJacJac1.mat.Y.cur, whole genome shotgun sequence:
- the C8b gene encoding complement component C8 beta chain isoform X1 gives MRTGTGVRAWGTLAEACVLCAALGCLHLPGSRGNAPSYLGVNADNGSLAKSRQVRSVNVTPMPIDCAMSSWSSWTACDPCQKKRYRHANLLRPAQFHGEPCNLPDNEVEDCVAHKPCRSQVRCEGFVCAHTGRCVNRRLLCNGDNDCGDGSDEANCRRVYHKCQQEMEQYWMIGTLASGINLFTNSFEGPVLDHRYYAGGCSPHYILDTRFRKPYNVESYTPRTQGKYEFVLTEYESYSDFEHNVVQKATGKSSFRFGFKIPGVFELGVNEKSNEGKHYISRTKRFSHTESKFLHARASLEVAHYKLKPRNLMIHYEFLQRVKRLPLEYSYGEYRNVLRDFGTHYITEAVLGGTYEYTLIMNKEAMEREDYSLESISTCVKEGYHLGVTVKKVDLSLGVSRENCLSLLKEIKDRNKRNTIVEDLVVLIRGGATEHVTALAYKELPTAELMQEWGDAVQYSPAIIKLQAEPLYELVTATDFAYSSTVRQNMKRALEEFQAEVSSCGCQPCQGNGVPVLKESHCDCICPAGFQGPACEVTNRKDVPIDGRWSCWSSWSPCSGGQKTRQRQCSHPAPQNGGSPCSGSSSETLDC, from the exons ATGAGGACAGGCACAGGCGTGCGGGCCTGGGGGACCCTGGCAGAGGCATGTGTTCTCTGTGCTGCCCTGGGCTGTCTGCATTTGCCAGGCTCAAG AGGCAATGCTCCAAGTTACCTTGGAGTGAATGCGGACAACGGGAGCCTCGCTAAAAGCAGACAGGTGCGCAGTGTGAATGTCACCCCGATGCCCATCGACTGTGCAATGTCCAGCTGGTCCTCCTGGACTGCGTGTGACCCCTGCCAGAAGAAAAGG TACAGACATGCCAACTTGCTGCGGCCTGCTCAGTTCCATGGGGAGCCGTGCAACCTCCCTGACAATGAAGTTGAAGACTGTGTCGCCCACAAGCCGTGTAGAAGCCAGGTGCGATGCGAAGGCTTCGTGTGTGCGCACACAG GAAGGTGTGTGAACCGCAGGCTCCTTTGCAACGGGGACAATGACTGTGGAGACGGATCCGATGAGGCCAACTGTAGGAGGGTCTATCACAAATGCCAGCAGGAGATGGAGCAGTACTGGATGATTGGAACGCTGGCCAGCGG GATAAACCTGTTCACCAACAGCTTTGAGGGCCCGGTTCTCGATCACAGGTACTACGCCGGGGGTTGCTCCCCCCACTACATCCTGGACACCAGGTTTAGGAAGCCCTACAATGTGGAAAGCTACACCCCACGG ACTCAAGGAAAATATGAATTTGTATTAACGGAATATGAATCGTACTCGGATTTTGAACACAACGTCGTACAGAAAGCAACGGGCAAGTCTAGTTTCAGATTTGGCTTTAAAATACCCGGTGTCTTTGAACTTGGCGTGAACGAGAAAAGCAATGAAGGCAAGCACTATATCAGCAGAACCAAGCGATTTTCTCACACT GAAAGCAAGTTTCTCCACGCCCGCGCTTCCCTGGAAGTGGCCCATTACAAGCTGAAACCCAGAAACCTCATGATCCACTACGAATTCCTTCAGCGGGTCAAGCGCCTGCCCCTGGAGTACAGCTATGGGGAATACCGCAACGTCCTCCGTGACTTTGGGACGCACTACATCACCGAGGCTGTGCTTGGGGGCACTTACGAATACACGCTCATCATGAACAAAGAGGCCATGGAGAGGGAAG ATTACTCTCTTGAAAGCATTTCTACCTGCGTCAAAGAAGGCTACCACCTTGGTGTCACCGTCAAGAAGGTCGACTTGTCACTGGGCGTGTCAAGAGAGAACTGCCTGAGCCTTCTGAAGGAAATCAAAG ACAGAAACAAGAGGAACACCATTGTGGAGGACCTGGTGGTCCTCATACGGGGCGGAGCAACTGAGCATGTCACAGCTCTGGCATACAAGGAGCTGCCAACGGCCGAACTGATGCAAGAGTGGGGAGACGCCGTTCAGTACAGCCCAGCCATCATCAAACTCCAG GCCGAGCCCCTGTACGAGCTGGTGACGGCCACAGACTTCGCCTACTCCAGCACGGTGCGGCAAAACATGAAGAGGGCCCTGGAGGAGTTCCAGGCAGAGGTCAGCTCCTGCGGCTGCCAACCCTGCCAAGGCAACGGAGTCCCCGTCCTCAAAG AGTCTCACTGCGACTGCATCTGTCCTGCTGGCTTCCAAGGTCCAGCCTGTGAGGTCACCAACCGGAAAG ATGTGCCCATCGACGGGAGGTGGAGCTGTTGGTCCAGCTGGTCCCCGTGCTCAGGGGGACAGAAAACAAGACAGCGGCAGTGCAGCCATCCTGCCCCTCAGAACGGGGGCAGCCCCTGCTCAGGCTCCTCTTCAGAAACACTGGACTGCTAG
- the C8b gene encoding complement component C8 beta chain isoform X2, whose protein sequence is MRTGTGVRAWGTLAEACVLCAALGCLHLPGSRGNAPSYLGVNADNGSLAKSRQVRSVNVTPMPIDCAMSSWSSWTACDPCQKKRYRHANLLRPAQFHGEPCNLPDNEVEDCVAHKPCRSQVRCEGFVCAHTGRCVNRRLLCNGDNDCGDGSDEANCRRVYHKCQQEMEQYWMIGTLASGINLFTNSFEGPVLDHRYYAGGCSPHYILDTRFRKPYNVESYTPRESKFLHARASLEVAHYKLKPRNLMIHYEFLQRVKRLPLEYSYGEYRNVLRDFGTHYITEAVLGGTYEYTLIMNKEAMEREDYSLESISTCVKEGYHLGVTVKKVDLSLGVSRENCLSLLKEIKDRNKRNTIVEDLVVLIRGGATEHVTALAYKELPTAELMQEWGDAVQYSPAIIKLQAEPLYELVTATDFAYSSTVRQNMKRALEEFQAEVSSCGCQPCQGNGVPVLKESHCDCICPAGFQGPACEVTNRKDVPIDGRWSCWSSWSPCSGGQKTRQRQCSHPAPQNGGSPCSGSSSETLDC, encoded by the exons ATGAGGACAGGCACAGGCGTGCGGGCCTGGGGGACCCTGGCAGAGGCATGTGTTCTCTGTGCTGCCCTGGGCTGTCTGCATTTGCCAGGCTCAAG AGGCAATGCTCCAAGTTACCTTGGAGTGAATGCGGACAACGGGAGCCTCGCTAAAAGCAGACAGGTGCGCAGTGTGAATGTCACCCCGATGCCCATCGACTGTGCAATGTCCAGCTGGTCCTCCTGGACTGCGTGTGACCCCTGCCAGAAGAAAAGG TACAGACATGCCAACTTGCTGCGGCCTGCTCAGTTCCATGGGGAGCCGTGCAACCTCCCTGACAATGAAGTTGAAGACTGTGTCGCCCACAAGCCGTGTAGAAGCCAGGTGCGATGCGAAGGCTTCGTGTGTGCGCACACAG GAAGGTGTGTGAACCGCAGGCTCCTTTGCAACGGGGACAATGACTGTGGAGACGGATCCGATGAGGCCAACTGTAGGAGGGTCTATCACAAATGCCAGCAGGAGATGGAGCAGTACTGGATGATTGGAACGCTGGCCAGCGG GATAAACCTGTTCACCAACAGCTTTGAGGGCCCGGTTCTCGATCACAGGTACTACGCCGGGGGTTGCTCCCCCCACTACATCCTGGACACCAGGTTTAGGAAGCCCTACAATGTGGAAAGCTACACCCCACGG GAAAGCAAGTTTCTCCACGCCCGCGCTTCCCTGGAAGTGGCCCATTACAAGCTGAAACCCAGAAACCTCATGATCCACTACGAATTCCTTCAGCGGGTCAAGCGCCTGCCCCTGGAGTACAGCTATGGGGAATACCGCAACGTCCTCCGTGACTTTGGGACGCACTACATCACCGAGGCTGTGCTTGGGGGCACTTACGAATACACGCTCATCATGAACAAAGAGGCCATGGAGAGGGAAG ATTACTCTCTTGAAAGCATTTCTACCTGCGTCAAAGAAGGCTACCACCTTGGTGTCACCGTCAAGAAGGTCGACTTGTCACTGGGCGTGTCAAGAGAGAACTGCCTGAGCCTTCTGAAGGAAATCAAAG ACAGAAACAAGAGGAACACCATTGTGGAGGACCTGGTGGTCCTCATACGGGGCGGAGCAACTGAGCATGTCACAGCTCTGGCATACAAGGAGCTGCCAACGGCCGAACTGATGCAAGAGTGGGGAGACGCCGTTCAGTACAGCCCAGCCATCATCAAACTCCAG GCCGAGCCCCTGTACGAGCTGGTGACGGCCACAGACTTCGCCTACTCCAGCACGGTGCGGCAAAACATGAAGAGGGCCCTGGAGGAGTTCCAGGCAGAGGTCAGCTCCTGCGGCTGCCAACCCTGCCAAGGCAACGGAGTCCCCGTCCTCAAAG AGTCTCACTGCGACTGCATCTGTCCTGCTGGCTTCCAAGGTCCAGCCTGTGAGGTCACCAACCGGAAAG ATGTGCCCATCGACGGGAGGTGGAGCTGTTGGTCCAGCTGGTCCCCGTGCTCAGGGGGACAGAAAACAAGACAGCGGCAGTGCAGCCATCCTGCCCCTCAGAACGGGGGCAGCCCCTGCTCAGGCTCCTCTTCAGAAACACTGGACTGCTAG